From a single Vitis vinifera cultivar Pinot Noir 40024 chromosome 18, ASM3070453v1 genomic region:
- the LOC104882563 gene encoding uncharacterized protein LOC104882563, whose product MDSIDFDSVKLEKANAMRKYHTLRKFANFLRVLEVSVALFIMLFWSSKRVSNAVKIFSEYLRELCVVLANPRFMFLIGNAIIITLFVKSGRFSGENPDRGNAEPDLYDEYVQHSENSQKVVSQIDCTVTKVSHDDDFVKHSESQQKGFSEIDSPVPATSDDKQIVCWENALHTVLPDPVTTVTKKVPETKFYRRTKSATIRPESAEKPSRELRRSETDKFQKMDSSGGKSARRLSRVEELSNEEFRRKVEAFIEKQQRLLREENVAIVLSKQN is encoded by the coding sequence ATGGATTCGATCGATTTTGATAGCGTCAAACTTGAGAAAGCAAACGCCATGCGCAAGTATCATACGCTTCGAAAGTTTGCCAACTTTTTGCGAGTGCTCGAGGTTTCTGTGGCACTGTTCATCATGCTGTTTTGGTCTTCAAAGCGAGTTTCGAACGCCGTAAAGATCTTCTCCGAGTACCTCCGGGAACTCTGTGTGGTTCTCGCTAATCCTCGATTCATGTTCCTAATCGGAAATGCAATAATCATCACTCTCTTCGTCAAATCCGGTCGCTTCTCCGGCGAAAACCCCGACAGGGGCAATGCCGAACCAGATCTCTACGACGAGTACGTCCAGCACAGCGAGAATAGCCAGAAGGTCGTTTCCCAAATTGACTGCACGGTGACAAAGGTCAGCCACGACGATGACTTCGTCAAGCACAGTGAGTCGCAGCAGAAAGGCTTCTCCGAAATTGATTCGCCAGTTCCGGCGACAAGCGACGACAAGCAGATTGTCTGCTGGGAGAATGCGCTCCATACTGTTCTTCCGGATCCGGTTACAACCGTTACAAAGAAAGTTCCGGAGACGAAATTTTATCGAAGGACAAAGTCGGCGACCATCCGACCCGAGAGTGCCGAGAAGCCTAGTAGAGAGCTGCGGCGATCAGAGACAGATAAGTTTCAGAAAATGGATAGTTCCGGCGGTAAATCGGCTAGAAGATTGTCTAGGGTGGAGGAATTGAGCAATGAGGAGTTCAGACGCAAGGTAGAAGCGTTCATTGAAAAGCAACAGAGGCTTCTAAGGGAAGAGAACGTGGCAATCGTCCTGAGCAAACAGAACTGA
- the LOC100267651 gene encoding abscisic acid 8'-hydroxylase 4: MELDEIKRSMLNLLPNATLQLCCYTVVLIVSLMWLMRGIARVLRDSHWESTAKIPPGSRGLPLIGETLHFMAATSSSKGFYDFVHIRQLRYGNCFRTSIFGQTHVFVSSTESAKVVLNNEVGKFTKRYIKSIAELVGNESLLCASHQHHKLIRGRLINLFSTASISSFIKQFDQLIVTTLSGWEHKPTVVVLHEALELICKAMCKMLMSLESGDEVEMLQKDVAHVCEAMIAFPLRLPCTRFYKGLEARKRVMKMLEKKIEERRRGEAYHEDFLQHLLKDNGSACCDEVPPLTDAEIQDNILTMIIAGQDTTASAITWMVKYLDENQQVLHTLRAEQGRIAEKTSHTSSLTLDDLNEMPYASKVVKESLRMASIVAWLPRVALQDCEVQGFKIKKGWNINIDARSIHLDPTLYNNPTMFIPSRFDGEPKPNSFLAFGTGGRTCLGMNMAKAMMLVFLHRLITTYNWTVVNPDSSIEKWALFSRLKSGCPIHVSPIAKDAADA; encoded by the exons ATGGAGTTGGATGAGATCAAAAGGAGCATGCTGAATCTTTTGCCTAATGCCACTCTCCAGCTTTGCTGTTACACAGTGGTGCTCATCGTCTCGTTGATGTGGTTGATGCGTGGGATAGCCAGGGTCTTGCGTGACTCTCATTGGGAATCAACTGCCAAGATTCCTCCCGGGAGTAGAGGACTACCCTTGATCGGAGAAACTCTGCACTTCATGGCTGCCACCAGCTCTTCCAAAGGCTTCTATGACTTTGTTCATATTCGTCAACTCCG GTATGGAAACTGTTTTAGGACCAGCATATTTGGGCAGACTCATGTTTTTGTTTCAAGCACGGAGTCGGCAAAAGTGGTACTGAACAATGAAGTGGGGAAGTTCACAAAGAGATACATAAAATCAATCGCAGAGCTAGTGGGAAATGAGAGCCTACTGTGTGCATCTCATCAGCACCACAAATTGATCCGTGGTCGTCTGATCAATCTCTTCTCTACTGCTTCCATTTCCTCATTTATCAAACAGTTTGATCAACTGATTGTCACTACTCTCAGTGGCTGGGAACACAAACCCACTGTGGTTGTGCTCCATGAAGCTCTTGAG CTAATCTGTAAAGCCATGTGCAAGATGTTGATGAGTTTAGAGAGCGGAGATGAAGTAGAGATGCTGCAAAAGGATGTTGCCCATGTTTGTGAAGCAATGATTGCCTTCCCTTTGAGGCTACCCTGCACTCGATTCTATAAAGGCCTTGAG GCAAGAAAAAGAGTAATGAAAATGCTGGAGAAGAAAATCGAGGAAAGGAGAAGAGGAGAAGCCTATCATGAAGACTTTCTACAACATCTCCTGAAAGACAATGGTAGTGCCTGTTGTGATGAAGTCCCACCCTTAACGGATGCAGAGATCCAAGACAACATTTTAACCATGATAATTGCAG GCCAGGATACAACAGCAAGTGCAATCACTTGGATGGTGAAGTACCTGGACGAGAACCAACAGGTCCTCCACACACTCAGA GCAGAGCAAGGCCGAATTGCAGAAAAAACTTCACACACCTCGTCTCTTACACTGGATGATCTTAATGAGATGCCATATGCTTCTAAGGTGGTGAAAGAATCGTTAAGGATGGCATCTATAGTAGCATGGCTCCCAAGAGTAGCCCTCCAGGACTGTGAGGTTCAAG GGTTTAAGATCAAGAAGGGGTGGAACATCAATATCGATGCTAGATCTATACATCTTGATCCTACGTTGTACAACAATCCCACCATGTTCATTCCTTCCAGGTTTGAT GGTGAACCAAAGCCAAATAGCTTTTTAGCTTTCGGAACTGGGGGGAGGACATGCCTGGGAATGAACATGGCTAAAGCCATGATGCTAGTCTTTCTGCACCGCCTGATTACCACTTACAA CTGGACGGTAGTGAACCCGGATTCAAGCATCGAGAAGTGGGCTCTATTCTCGAGACTAAAAAGCGGCTGCCCCATTCATGTTAGCCCGATTGCAAAGGATGCAGCGGACGCGTAA